In the genome of Cryptomeria japonica chromosome 8, Sugi_1.0, whole genome shotgun sequence, one region contains:
- the LOC131032390 gene encoding probable leucine-rich repeat receptor-like protein kinase At1g35710 yields the protein MARSTARFLLLITLIPLFLLPFCCGCFHTERDALLQFKAAINYSSRSFLSSYLSSWEKGGDCCLWDDISCHNTARHVVSLEIHGDYYGGVISKSLCTLTSLATIRLTYMGLTGTLPPCFVNLSSLAILDLSYNELEAETVLSSICLLSNLSVVDLSGNLLNGSLPSCLGYLSSLTELHLSSSLPFLDLEDNVLEGETVLSSICLLSNLSKIYLSRNQLNGSLPSCVGNLSSLKELHLPYNMLSGNIPLSSSLAVLDLSYNNFEGETALSNICLLSNLSEIDLSENQLNGSLPSCLSSLSSLIELHLSGNGLSGNIPLSSSLAVLDLSANNFEGETALSNICLLSNLSEIDLSTNQLNGSLPSCLGNLSSLISLDIHGNHLSGNIPYSLGNLSSLKYFDVSNNSLSGSIPDSFGNLSSLESMDLSYNHLNGTLPSSFSRLSSLTELYADGNAFNQSIASSVLPSSIEGLSLSLDDQHMISEAFLHNLSKLDNLYLSNCEVNISSTWIPSFQLGSLFMTSCKVDGQIPLWISTQFSLLELELPDNNLVGEIPSWLFDMSIQYINLTANHLEGRLLLNSSARNSLVVLDVSRNALSGQIPSIWPPNIEALLLNENFLTGNIPPQLQGFCSLEIVNLANNYLNGIIPPSLANCSELQNLNLGDNHLRGMIPYEFSKLSELQSLLIKNNQLTRSLSPSISNCTALHLLDVGQNFFKGQIPKSIGNLTKLKVLAMRKNHFEGNIPAEIGQLKNLQILDLSSNQLSGLIPYSIFSLQAMLVEIHQEFSEVQLEIVGQSFGMFYTYKIGLTMNSKGRDEHYTYIFPTMMAIDLSNNHLNGDLPSDVGKLKGLKLLNLSMNNFSGVIPNSIVQLIWLESLDLSANHFSGQIPPDLGSLSYLGALNFSNNHLSGNIPQGGHMTTFNKSSYSSNPDLWGCPLPKKCSWPEFAPSPPPISTSINEEEQSEESVGYDMGVGLSFVAGFTIVLVFIVLKKKYFEGVDSVLKIFFPWLHNLTL from the coding sequence GGAGAAGGGAGGAGATTGCTGTCTCTGGGACGACATTTCCTGTCATAACACAGCCCGTCATGTTGTCAGTCTTGAAATACACGGTGATTATTATGGCGGCGTCATATCTAAGAGCTTGTGCACCCTCACTTCTCTTGCAACCATACGCCTAACCTACATGGGATTAACAGGTACTCTTCCTCCGTGCTTTGTAAACCTCTCTTCTCTTGCTATCCTTGATTTGTCCTATAACGAATTGGAAGCTGAAACTGTCCTCAGTAGTATTTGTCTGCTTAGCAACCTTAGTGTTGTTGACCTTTCTGGCAACCTGCTGAATGGAAGCTTACCATCCTGTCTGGGTTATCTCTCTTCTCTCACAGAACTGCATctgtcttcttctcttcctttcctTGATTTAGAAGATAATGTTTTAGAAGGTGAAACTGTCCTCAGTAGTATTTGTCTGCTCAGCAACCTTAGTAAGATTTATCTTTCTAGAAACCAGCTGAATGGAAGCTTACCATCCTGTGTCGGTAATCTCTCTTCACTCAAAGAACTGCATCTACCTTATAACATGTTGAGTGGGAATATTCCATTGTCTTCTTCCCTTGCTGTACTTGATTTGTCCTATAACAATTTCGAAGGTGAAACTGCCCTCAGTAATATTTGTCTGCTCAGCAACCTTAGTGAGATTGACCTTTCTGAGAACCAGCTGAATGGAAGCTTACCATCCTGCCTGAGTAGTCTCTCTTCACTCATAGAACTGCATCTATCTGGTAATGGGTTGAGTGGGAATATTCCATTGTCTTCTTCCCTTGCTGTACTTGATTTGTCCGCTAACAATTTCGAAGGTGAAACTGCCCTCAGTAATATTTGTCTGCTCAGCAACCTTAGTGAGATTGACCTTTCTACCAACCAGTTGAATGGAAGCTTACCATCCTGTCTGGGTAATCTATCTTCTCTAATTAGCTTAGATATTCATGGAAATCACTTGAGTGGTAATATTCCATATTCTTTGGGCAATCTCTCCTCGCTCAAGTATTTTGATGTTTCTAATAATTCTTTAAGTGGTTCTATTCCAGATTCCTTTGGTAATCTCTCTTCGCTAGAAAGTATGGATCTATCTTACAACCACCTAAATGGAACTCTTCCCTCCTCATTTTCAAGACTCTCCTCACTTACTGAGCTCTATGCTGATGGGAATGCATTCAACCAGAGTATTGCTTCGTCAGTGCTCCCCTCGTCAATTGAAGGTCTTAGTCTCTCACTAGACGACCAACACATGATTTCAGAGGCTTTTCTTCACAACCTCAGCAAGTTGGATAATTTGTATCTGTCCAATTGTGAAGTTAATATCAGCAGCACCTGGATTCCCTCATTCCAGTTAGGGAGCTTATTTATGACATCATGTAAGGTGGATGGTCAAATCCCGTTGTGGATTTCAACTCAGTTCTCACTTTTAGAGTTGGAATTACCTGACAACAACCTTGTTGGAGAAATTCCATCATGGCTATTTGATATGAGTATTCAATACATCAATCTCACAGCAAATCATCTCGAAGGTCGCCTTTTGCTAAATTCATCAGCTAGGAATTCATTGGTAGTCTTGGATGTGTCGAGAAATGCTTTGTCTGGTCAGATACCATCAATTTGGCCTCCTAATATAGAAGCATTGTTGCTCAATGAAAATTTTCTGACAGGAAATATTCCTCCACAATTGCAGGGTTTTTGTTCACTAGAAATTGTAAATCTGGCAAATAACTATTTGAATGGAATCATCCCTCCAAGCTTAGCCAATTGTTCCGAGCTTCAAAATCTGAATTTAGGGGATAATCATTTAAGGGGAATGATTCCGTACGAGTTTAGTAAGCTGAGTGAGCTGCAGTCTCTACTGATAAAGAATAACCAGTTGACTAGATCATTATCTCCCTCCATATCAAATTGCacagcattacatttgttagatgtTGGGCAAAACTTCTTCAAAGGCCAGATTCCAAAGTCAATTGGAAAccttacaaagctgaaagtgttaGCAATGAGGAAAAATCATTTTGAAGGTAACATCCCTGCAGAAATAGGGCAGTTGAAGAACCTGCAAATCTTGGACCTTTCTTCAAATCAACTTTCAGGTTTGATACCTTACAGCATTTTTAGTTTACAAGCAATGTTGGTAGAAATACATCAGGAATTTTCTGAGGTTCAACTTGAAATAGTGGGACAGTCCTTTGGGATGTTCTACACATATAAGATTGGATTGACTATGAATTCCAAAGGCAGAGATGAGCACTACACATATATTTTCCCCACCATGATGGCCATAGACCTTTCAAACAATCATTTGAATGGGGATCTTCCATCTGATGTAGGAAAATTGAAGGGATTGAAGCTGCTAAACCTTTCCATGAACAATTTCAGTGGTGTTATTCCGAATAGCATTGTACAATTGATTTGGTTGGAATCATTAGACCTCTCTGCAAATCATTTTTCTGGACAAATTCCTCCAGATCTTGGTTCTTTGAGCTATTTGGGAGCCCTTAATTTTTCCAACAATCACCTTTCAGGTAATATACCACAAGGAGGACACATGACAACATTTAATAAATCATCATATTCAAGCAATCCAGATTTATGGGGTTGTCCACTTCCAAAGAAATGTTCCTGGCCAGAATTTGCTCCTAGTCCCCCTCCCATTTCTACATCTATTAATGAAGAAGAGCAAAGTGAGGAAAGTGTGGGGTATGACATGGGAGTGGGACTGTCATTTGTAGCAGGTTTTACAATAGTGTTGGTATTTATTGTGTTGAAAAAGAAATACTTCGAGGGAGTTGATTCAGTTTTAAAAATCTTTTTCCCATGGCTCCACAATTTGACATTGTAA